Below is a window of Lentisphaera araneosa HTCC2155 DNA.
TTGAATAAGGATATTGATAAGAGTACTCACCAAAGCATCGGCCAAAACCACCACAATAAAGAGCGTGGCAAATGTAATGAGAAGATCGACTCGACCAGCTTTAAAGCCGTCATCAATAGCCTGCTGAACAAAGGCAGGGCCTTGAATGGTCAGCCATACACTTATAGGCATAAGTAAGAAAGCTAAAATAAAGCGCTTTTTGTATTTCTTAGCAAGTTCTGTGAAAGTCCCGAGGTTTTTGAGATCACTCATGATTGGGCCTCTTCAATTTGTGCTAAGACATCACTTTTCTCTTGGTATTCACTCACACTTGCGTAAGAGGTATTAGACTTCAGTAGTTCTTCATGGGTACCAGAATCAATGATTTTTCCAGCTTCCAAAAGGAAGATTTTGTCACAGTTCTTAAGGGCAGAAATACGGTGGGAGATCAGGAGCAAAGTTTTGTCTTTGGTGGATTCGTAGAGTCTTTCAATAATTTTCACTTCAGTGGCATGATCGACCGCAGAAATAAAATCATCCATAATCACCAATTCGGCTTTGCGAACGAGGGAACGCAAGATCGAGAGACGTTGTTTTTGCCCTCCAGATAAATTAATGCCGTGTTCACCGAGCAAGGTATCTATCCCCTGAGAAAGTTTATCTAAATCAGGGCTTAAGCAACTCACCGCTAAGGCATCTTCAAAACCGAGTCGTTGGCCTTTTTCAGGAGAATTAGTCTCCACCATTTCGATATTTTCGCGGATGGTTTTTCCAAAGTGACGGCATTCTTGGCTTACTTGTGAGAAGAGTTCAGTGAGGACTTTTTGTTGAATGTCACAGCGGTCAATACCCTGTAAGCTGAGTTTATTCTTTTCAACGTCGAGCATACCAGAAATAATGTTGATCAGGGTTGTTTTTCCAGATCCCGTGCTTCCAAAGAAACCATATTTCTTGCCCTTTTCGATGACGAGAGAATCTATATTAAGCTCAAATTTAAATTCATTATCATGTTTCTTATTATAAGCGAAGTGAAGGTCTTTGATCTCAATAAATGGTTCTGAATCTTGGCTTCTTTTATCGAATTCTTCTCGTGAGTGAATCAGGCGGGCTTCTTCAATAACTTGCGCTTCTTTGGCGGCATCTTGAACTTTATATAGGCGTTCGAGCGATATCTCCCCCCGCTGCAATAAGGGAAGGAGGAAGCCCGCCGCCCGTAAAGGCCCTTGGATGACCCATAAAT
It encodes the following:
- a CDS encoding ABC transporter ATP-binding protein, coding for MSFDFQLKTMAYIALMKNYPNVRRFLKEYPPKKLSIYFWGILCLIVTIVIHSSIPLITGRLISALEDQAFPLNTATKDELSHVATYLLLAAVGLIIFRTLSRVLIFIPGRQIESEVRESMYQSLLQLPPSSQWTSGDLISTGTNDVTSVRVMISMGVLHVINTFGMICFCLYHMLNLSVRLSLYSLIPLILVVPLTKVISNKMMATGRKNQKLLGNLTEVIREHFRAHALMAVFPVYNSIIKRVDKANTDYANTAEKFMTLRVFIMFMVSLVTGIGIYILLRYGLIKNDLIDQTAGIATVVSFMLYLWVIQGPLRAAGFLLPLLQRGEISLERLYKVQDAAKEAQVIEEARLIHSREEFDKRSQDSEPFIEIKDLHFAYNKKHDNEFKFELNIDSLVIEKGKKYGFFGSTGSGKTTLINIISGMLDVEKNKLSLQGIDRCDIQQKVLTELFSQVSQECRHFGKTIRENIEMVETNSPEKGQRLGFEDALAVSCLSPDLDKLSQGIDTLLGEHGINLSGGQKQRLSILRSLVRKAELVIMDDFISAVDHATEVKIIERLYESTKDKTLLLISHRISALKNCDKIFLLEAGKIIDSGTHEELLKSNTSYASVSEYQEKSDVLAQIEEAQS